In the genome of Caulobacter flavus, the window CGCTGGACGCGCGAAATAGGAAAGTTATCCTACAAGAGGAATATCAGCCTAGGCTGATGCTCATGGGCGTCACTGGGGGCGCCGCTCTTGAGGGACCGTGATGCTCGCTCAAATCCTGGAGGAGGCCTGGGCGATCTCGCCCGATCCGCGCCGCGACCGTCTGGTCGCCGCCTTCGTCACTCATGCCGTGGCCCTGGCCACGGGCGTCGCGCCGGTCGACATCGCCTCGGACCGCCGCGCCACCAAGTCGGCCGCCCGGGCGCGGCAGATCGCCATCTACCTGGCGCACGTGATCTTCCACTGGCCGCTGGCCCGCGTGGCCTTCGCCTTCGGCCGCGACCGCACCACCTGCGCCCATGCCTGCCATCGCATCGAGGACATGCGCGAGGACCGGGTGTTCGACGCCCGGATGACGGCGCTGGAGGCCTGCGTGCGCCAGGCGCCCGAAACCATCCCCGACCTGACCGGGGTTGCGTTCCAACGCGCGGGGCTGGGCCGATGAGCGTCGCCGCCATCCTGGAGCACGACCTGCAGGCCGAGCATCTGGCCGATCGCGCCGCCCGCCTGCTGGACCGCGCGGGCTCGGTGATCGAGGCCCGGGGCCTGGCCTACGCCGTGCGCTTCGCCCGGGGTCGTCGCCCGATGCTGCTGATCGACGAAGCCGCCTTCCGCAAGCTGTTCCCGCGCCTGCTGCCTCGCGGCGACGGCGGCTGGCGGCTGTCGTCCCAGACCCCCTCCCCGCCGCCCGGACGCCCCGGCTTCGTCGAGGGCGAGAAGACGGTGACCGAGCCCGACGGCCGCGCGACCACGCATCGCGCGAACCTGGGCGAGGCGCCGCTGGACTGGCTGCTGCGGCGCAAGCACATCACCGCGGCCGAACGCGCGGCCGGCGAGCGCCTGGCGGCCGACGCCCACGCCTCGGGGATCATCGGCCGGCTGACCATGCGCTGGGATCCGACGCCGCGCTCGGGCGGCGGATCGCGCATCGAACCGATGGAGCGCGCCTATGCCGCCCGCCAGCGCCTGGGGCGGGCCATGGAGGCGGTCGGGGCCGAGGCCATGCCGATCCTGACCCTCATCTGCCTGACGGGCACGTCCCTGCAGGGAACGGAAGTCGCCCTGGGCATGAAGCCCAGAACGGGCAGGGCCGCCCTCAAGGCGGCCCTGCAGCGCCTGACGGCGCATTACGGGATGGCCTGAGCCGCCCCGCCTGTCTTGGACCGTCGCTCCGACAAGCCCTCGGGACTTGCCGGAACGATGAAGCCAGATCGTTACGACGCCAGCATGTGCTTGATGTCGCGCATCTGGTCGTGGCCGGCCTTGACCTTGGCGTAGGCCTCTTCGATGGCGCGGCGGGTCTCGGGCTGGATGTCCACGTCGCCCAGCGCCTTCTCGTACTTGGCCTTGATGTGGTCCTCGCCGTCCTCGACGGTCTTGACCACGGCCTCGTCGCCCTTGGTCAGGGCGTCACGGACGTTGAGGAACACGCGGTGGGCGGCGGCCAGGATGCTGCCGTCGTCGTCCGGCGTGCCGCCCAGGCGGCGGACCTCGGCCTGCAGGTCCGAGACGATGCCGCGGCGCTCCTGGGCGCGCGACTGGAACAGGGTCTTGAAGCGGCTGCTCTGCGCGTCCTTGGCGGCTTCTTCGTAGCCGTCGGCGCTGTCGATGGTGATCTCGACCAGGCCGTTGACGAGCTTGATGTGGTCTTCGTTCGTATGGGCCATGCTTGGGCTCCCTGAGCTTGGATGGAGAGACCGCAGCAACGCGGCCTCTCCGCAAAAGGTTCGAAGCGGAGCCTTACGGTTTCTTCGACTGCAGGAAGGTCCAGGCCGTGCCGGCGGCGGTGATCGCCGCACCGCGCGTGCGCTTGTTGATCAGCAGGCCGGCCAGAACCGCACCGCCCAGCACCGCGACGGCCAACGGCACGGTGCGACCGCCCAGCTGCACCTGGCGGCCGGCGATGCTGAAGCCCTTCCTACCCGGCGCATCGACGGCGTAGTCGGGAACCGGCGCCTGGGGGTTCAGCGGCTTGGACTGGTGGTCGAGGAAGTTCGAGACCTTGTCCGACAGGGTGTCGATCAGGCTCTGACGGGCGCGGGCGGGGCCGGCGCCGTTGGTCTGGCCGGGATTGAGCGTGGGGTCGTAGGCGACCATGGCGTCTGTCTCCATGTCCTGGGAAGGGGGTCGCGGAGATAACGCCGTGCGGGCGAGGGCGATCCGTCAGGACTCACGCGCCGGCCTGGGCGGCAGGGTCGCGCCCACATGGTCTATGCCCAACTCCAGGGCGCGGGCGGCCTGACGCTGGCGCTCGGCGTAGCGGGCCTTCTGGTCGTCGCTGCGGCTGTCGTGGCAGCGCGGGCAGGCCACGCCCTCGACATACAGCGGCGAGGCCCGATCGGCTTCCGACACCGGCATCCGGCAGCCCCGGCACAGGGCATGTGTTCCCTGCGACAGCCCATGGCCGACGGCCACCCGCTCGTCGAACACGAAGCACTCGCCGCGCCAAAGGCTCTGCGCCTCCGGCACCGTCTCCAGATAGTTCAGGATCCCGCCCTTGAGGTGGAACACCTCCTCGACCCCGCGCGCCTTCAGGAAGGCCGTCGACTTCTCGCAGCGGATGCCGCCGGTGCAGTACATCGCCACCTTCGGGGCTGGCGCGGCCGGGTCCCAGGTCTGGCGGAAGGCGTCGAACCAGGCGGGGAAATCAGCGAAGCTGGGCGTCTTGGGATCGATCGCCCCCTCGAAGGCCCCGCAGTCGACCTCGTAGCCGTTGCGGGTGTCGATGACGATGACGTCGGGCTGCGCGATCAGGGCGTTCCAGTCGGCCGGGTCGACGTGGACGCCGTGATTGCGGGCAGGATCCAGGTCCGGCTCGCCCAGGGTGACGATCTCGGACTTCACCTTGACCTTCAGGCGATGGAACGGCGGGTGATCGGCCTGCGCGAACTTCAGCTCCAGCGCCTCGCAGCCGGGCAGCGCCCGGATATGGGCGATCACCGCGTCGATCGCCTCGGGCGCGCCGGCGATCGTGCCGTTGATCCCCTCGCGGGCCAGCAGCAGCGTGCCCTTGACCTTCAGGCCGCAGCACAGCTTGGCGAGATCCGCCTGGATCGCCGCCGGGTCGTCGAAGGTCGCGAAGCGATAGAGGGCGGCGATGCGCCAGGTCGAGGTCATGGGCGGGCGATAGAAGATCGAAAGCGACGGTTCAAGCACGGCCGGAACCAAGCACGCCGAACGCGGGTTACCGGGCCATGAGCATCCTGATCACCGTCATCATCGCCCTCGTGCTGCTTGGCTTGGCCCTCTACGCCGTCCAGCGCTCGCCCATCCCCTCGCCCGTGAACTGGCTGATCCAGCTCCTGCTGATCATCGTGGCCATCGTGTTCATCGGCAACCGGGCCGGGTTCTTCTAAGGCGGTTAGCCAAGGCGGGCCTACCCTATCCGCCCGTCATTCCCGCCCTTGTGGCGGGAACCCCTGGATCAGCCCGCACGTGAGGCGCAAGCGAACCGCTGGCGGTTCGCCTCGTCCGCCCTTGCGACTGACAGAGGGCTTCTCGCCACAAGGGCGAGAATGACGGGAGCTGGGGGCTGGGCCTTCCTTAGGCGCCCGCCAGGGCCGCCGCGTCGCGCTGGATGCGGGCGACCATCGACTTGAGGCCGTTGGAGCGCTGCGAGGACAGGGCTTCCGACAGTCCCAGGCGCGCCATGGCCGCCGAGGCGTCGAACGCGGCGATGTCCCTGGCCTGCGCGCCGGAATAGAGCCGCAGCACCACGGCGATCAGCCCGCTGACGATGTGAGCGTCGCTGTCGCCGCGAAAGCGCACGCTTCCGTCGGCCTGCGGCTCGGTGACCAGCCACACCTGGCTGGCGCAGCCACGCACCTTGTTGTCTTCGGAATGCTCCTCGGGCGTCAGCGGCTCGAGGTCCTTGCCCAGCTCGATAACGTAGCGATAGCGCTCTTCCCAGTCGCCGAGCATTTCGAACTCGTCGGCGAGGTCGTTGAGGGCGGCGTCGATGGGGCTGGTGCTCATGGCGCGGCATCTAGGCGGGCCGCGCCCATGATGCAAGCCGTCTGGGCGGCGTCAGGCGCCCGGCAGGGCCACGATCGCGGTCAGCCCCTGCCCCGGCGCCGACTTCAGCCGCAACGAGCCGTTCATCGCCCGGGTCAGCAGGTCGACGATCGGCAGGCCAAGACCCACGCCCTCGCCAGAGCGGGTCAGGGAGGCCCCGCCCTGCTCGAACGGCCGCAGCAGGCGCGGCAGGTCGGAAGGCTGGACGCCCTCGCCCTGGTCGCGGATCGAGATCTCGACCATCCCGCCGGCGACGCGCTCGGCCTCGATGGTCACCACCCCGTCGCGCGGCGAATGGGCGACGGCGTTCTGCATCAGGTTGGAAAGGATGGTGCGCAGGCCCCGGCGGTCGGACAGCACGCCCGGCATGCCCACGAGGTCTGGCGCGCTCAGGGCCACGCCCCGCGCCTCGCACTCGGTCCTAAGCTGGGCCATCACGTCCTCGACCGCCTCGTCCAGCGGCTCGGCGGCGACGTCCAGGTCGGTGACGTGGCCTTCCAGCCGGGCGATCTCGACGATCTGGTTGACGAGCTTCAGCAGCTTGAGGCCGCTCTCGTGCACCAGCTTGGCGTATTCCTTGTATTGCGGCGCGCCGAGCGGGCCGTAGAGCTCGCTGGCCAGGATCTCCGAGAAACCGATGACCGCGTTCAGGGGCGTGCGCAGCTCGTGGCTGACCATGCGCAGGAACGAACGCTTCTGATCGTCGAGGGCGGCCTTGCGGCGCGCGCGGGCCGCGGCGCGGCGAAACGTCGCGGTAGGCCCTTCGGGGGGCCGCTGCAGGGCGCGCGAATCAGCCCCGGCCACGCTTTCGGCGGGCTCTTCGGCTGCGAGCGAAGCGTCCGCGGACGCCGTCTGAGGCATTTGAAACTCCCGGACCTTCTGTCCGCAAAGGCATTCTGTGCCACCCTGAACCAACCCGCTTACGAAACCGTTTCCGTCCACAAGAAGCTGGACTCGCCCGGTCGCCCCACAATTGTGCGCGCTTGGGGGATCGGCCGAAGCGGGGTTAGGATTCACCAATAACGAACCTTTTGAGGCGGACCCGTCCCGTTGGACATCGACCCGGTGCAGCCGCGGCAGGATGAAGCCGCTCTTCGCCCCGCCTTCGGCGCGGGCGAGACGGCGCGCGCCTGGCGTCTGGGCTGGCTGGCCGCGGCCCTGCTGGCCGGCGGCGCGGTGTCCTTCACCCCGGGCTCGACGGGCTGGCCGATCTGGACGGCGCTTCTGGCCGGGGCCCTGCCCGCCATCGCCGCCCTGCTGCTGGGCGACAGCGAGGACGAACGCACCCAGTCCCTGCTGCTGGTCGGCTGGGCCGCCGGCGGCGCGGTCGCCGCCGCCCTGACCGGCGGCGTCTCAGGCGCCATGAGCGCCTGGTGCCTGGCCCCGGTCGCCGCCGCCTCGACCCTGGCCGCCCCGCGCCGCCTGGCCGAGGGCGCGGCCCTGGCCCTGATCGGCGGCGCCATGGCCGCCCTGACCCAGCTGTCGGGCCTGGCTCCTCCGCCGCCGACGGGGCCCACCGCCTTCATCCTCGGCTTCCTGGCCGTCGCCACCACGGGCCTGGGCCTCGCCGCCGGCCTGATGCTGACCCACCGCCGGGCGGGCGAGCGCGACGTGCGCAACCTGTCGGAGCTGACCGCCCTGTCTACCCTGCTCGACGGCCTGCCGTTCCTGGCCTTCGTCGTCACCCTGCAGGGCCGCGTGCGCACCGTGCGCGGCGTGGCCCCCGAGGGCGCGGCCCTGGACCGGATCATGATCGACGGCCTGTCGCACGCGGCCGTGGCCGGCGAGCGGGCCCGCGTCGACTTCGCGCTCGGCCAGGCCCTGCGCGAGCACCAGGCGACCCTGACCTTCCCGGC includes:
- a CDS encoding helix-turn-helix domain-containing protein → MLAQILEEAWAISPDPRRDRLVAAFVTHAVALATGVAPVDIASDRRATKSAARARQIAIYLAHVIFHWPLARVAFAFGRDRTTCAHACHRIEDMREDRVFDARMTALEACVRQAPETIPDLTGVAFQRAGLGR
- a CDS encoding DUF6456 domain-containing protein, translated to MSVAAILEHDLQAEHLADRAARLLDRAGSVIEARGLAYAVRFARGRRPMLLIDEAAFRKLFPRLLPRGDGGWRLSSQTPSPPPGRPGFVEGEKTVTEPDGRATTHRANLGEAPLDWLLRRKHITAAERAAGERLAADAHASGIIGRLTMRWDPTPRSGGGSRIEPMERAYAARQRLGRAMEAVGAEAMPILTLICLTGTSLQGTEVALGMKPRTGRAALKAALQRLTAHYGMA
- a CDS encoding PA2169 family four-helix-bundle protein, which codes for MAHTNEDHIKLVNGLVEITIDSADGYEEAAKDAQSSRFKTLFQSRAQERRGIVSDLQAEVRRLGGTPDDDGSILAAAHRVFLNVRDALTKGDEAVVKTVEDGEDHIKAKYEKALGDVDIQPETRRAIEEAYAKVKAGHDQMRDIKHMLAS
- a CDS encoding rhodanese-related sulfurtransferase, giving the protein MTSTWRIAALYRFATFDDPAAIQADLAKLCCGLKVKGTLLLAREGINGTIAGAPEAIDAVIAHIRALPGCEALELKFAQADHPPFHRLKVKVKSEIVTLGEPDLDPARNHGVHVDPADWNALIAQPDVIVIDTRNGYEVDCGAFEGAIDPKTPSFADFPAWFDAFRQTWDPAAPAPKVAMYCTGGIRCEKSTAFLKARGVEEVFHLKGGILNYLETVPEAQSLWRGECFVFDERVAVGHGLSQGTHALCRGCRMPVSEADRASPLYVEGVACPRCHDSRSDDQKARYAERQRQAARALELGIDHVGATLPPRPARES
- a CDS encoding SufE family protein is translated as MSTSPIDAALNDLADEFEMLGDWEERYRYVIELGKDLEPLTPEEHSEDNKVRGCASQVWLVTEPQADGSVRFRGDSDAHIVSGLIAVVLRLYSGAQARDIAAFDASAAMARLGLSEALSSQRSNGLKSMVARIQRDAAALAGA
- a CDS encoding sensor histidine kinase, whose amino-acid sequence is MPQTASADASLAAEEPAESVAGADSRALQRPPEGPTATFRRAAARARRKAALDDQKRSFLRMVSHELRTPLNAVIGFSEILASELYGPLGAPQYKEYAKLVHESGLKLLKLVNQIVEIARLEGHVTDLDVAAEPLDEAVEDVMAQLRTECEARGVALSAPDLVGMPGVLSDRRGLRTILSNLMQNAVAHSPRDGVVTIEAERVAGGMVEISIRDQGEGVQPSDLPRLLRPFEQGGASLTRSGEGVGLGLPIVDLLTRAMNGSLRLKSAPGQGLTAIVALPGA